Within Vicia villosa cultivar HV-30 ecotype Madison, WI linkage group LG1, Vvil1.0, whole genome shotgun sequence, the genomic segment aGATCATAGTCggagtaattttttttaaacgatttctttcgattttttttaaaaaaattatacttatgTAAAGAGGAAATAGGAGATGCAATGATATGTTACACCGTCAACCAATAAACGACGCGTATTTCATCGAATCATACTAGTGTTTAAAGCAACTTAGATAGTTTGGCTGCAACTGGAAATTTGACAATGATGTTTTAAAACAACTTAGAGTGTTATCCATCAAACTGATTCTTAAATGGAtcctatttaaatttttatattatctTATACTTTCAATTTGGTTTTAGCTGATTTTGGCAACGTTTTTTCTTTAAAATCCGTTGCCTAAAGGCAGAgagaaattaaaaatgaaaactgtaATATTTataggaccaaaaacttatttaacctttTTTAAATATCTATACAACTCATCAAAATCTATACATTAGATTCCATCGAATTCCACATTGAAATACACcaataattcttgaataatttgacttatttcggaaatgaattttCGAACTGACGGAGTTTTCATCACAGAAATCAGcaacaatgtagtgaaataggggatgaaatgagagatgtttacctcaaattgtagctttctatgctccctttaacgtgatcaacggtttgaaacttgattttgagacgaaaaatggatcgatattgatggaagttttggagagggtttgggtttattttagagaaaaatgatgaaatagtgaaggagggaaaatggtatatgaacacattatttcgaaaatgtacttccgaaataatacCTGACTGTTAAAACCAacgtattttttgaaatttcatgcatttcggaaatacatgttcgaaaacaccaattttttggtgttttcagagatgcatttccgaaatctgaaaaattcttaaaaaaaaaaaacttcggagaaacatttccgaagcagggataAGTTGAGAATTTCACTGGGGTCACCCCACATGAGGTCAATAAAGAAATCCTCTAAAATAAGTGGCATTTGAAGGTTGTTAAGTAGGTTGTTAAGTGATGATTGATAGTGAATATATTAGTAATCATCGGCGGTGTTCAGAGTAATGGTTATAATGGAAATATGGAAGAATATAGGTGGATAAAGTGGACGGAGAAGCGGTCTGAGAGGCCCCAAATTACTGCGGCAGTTGTTGTAATTTTGCTGAATCATCTCACTCATGTATCAACTCAGAGCTCTTCCATAAATAAACCTTCTTCAACCCCAAAATGTTACCTTCGTCTTCTCAAATCCCACTCTTTCAGCTTCTTCTCTACCACCACAACCACTTCAGATTCAGATCAACGATCTTTCACCATATCCTACCTCACTGACAATTGTGGTATATCTCCACAAGAAGCTCTCAAAGCATCAAAACGCATCAATTTCAACACCCCCAAAAAACCCAATTCCGTCATCGCCTTCTTCAAAACCCACGGTTTCTCCAATCCCCACATCCAATCCATCATTCGCAGGAAACCTCAGCTCATCCTTTCCAACCCCATCAAAACCATTCTCCCAAAGTTTCAATTTTTAGCCTCCAAAGGGGCTTCTCCCACCGACATAGTCGCCACCGTCACCAGAAGCCCCCATTTCCTCGGCTCAAGCCTGAAACGCATTATTCAAACTTTTGAATTGGTAAGAAGTTTCTGTCCTTCTGATCAAAAAGCTATTACTTCAATCATTGCCTATCCATCTTTCGTTTGTGATATGTGAATGAAACCAAATCTTCAATTTTTACTCGATTCCGGTGTCACTCGTTCAAGCATTTACCATTTGCTTAGTTCTAGACCTTCTGTAATTTGTTCTACTGATTTGAGAAAGGCTGTGGAGGAGATTAACGAATTAGGGTTTCATCCTTTAAAGTACAATTTTTGTGTGGCGTTACTTGCCAAGAGGGGTATCTCTAAATCACTATGGGATGCTAAAGTTGATGCCTTGAAGAGTTGGGGTTGTTCTGAAGATGTCATTTTTGATGCCTTTAAAAGACAGCATAACTTTATGCTACGGTCACCGGATAAGCTCAATGCGGTGATGCAATTTTGGGTCAAAGAGCTTGAATGGGATCCTTCAGCGCTCTTGGCAGCACCTGACCTATTCGGATTTAGTCTAGAGAAAAGGCTTGTTCCAAGGGCTTCAGTCGTCCGGTATCTTTTATCCAAAGGTTTGATTAAGAAGAGTGCTAGCTTGTATACACCGTTTAGTTTGTCTGATGAGTTGTCCGTGAAAAAGTATGTGGATTGTTATGAGGATGAAGCATATAGGCTATTAAGGCTATATCAGGGGGAGGATACTAGCATACAATGCTCGGATAAGTTGTGAATTTACTTCAGTCTCTTTAATTTACCTTGTAACAGAATTCATCTTTCTATCAAAACAATTAAGTTTTCCGTTGCATATTATGGGTCCTATCTATCAGTATGCTTAAACTTAATTGAGGTCACAACATTATGATTTGGTTTGATTCATGAAGCCGACTCTATTTAGTAGAAAAAAGGTTTTATTTTCTATATAGGTATGTATGAATTATTACAAATTTATAGCATTGAGATGGACAAATATGTCGAAATAGTGAAATACCTTTAGGCCATTGATGCTATAATCTCTTTTGAGTTGTGTTATTTTGCATATCTGTGCATACCATTTTTCCAACTTGAACTGTTGCGTGTCATTTTTGCTTCAAGAGTATGTTCTCAGAAACTTTTGCACAATCATTTGGGCTGACATGGTTTTTTCCTGTACACATGCTCATTGTTTGATTGTGCTTAAATGCTATGAAAACTCAAAACGTCTAAACTATTCACGGTGTTATAGAACTCTGATGAACATGTATGATATTGCTGCAGAGTGCCTTGAGAACAAGAACAGAGGTCATATCAGAATCTAGAGTTTTCTTAAATTTCTGAGGAAGTAATTTAATTTATTGGTCCTAACAATATGCAGTGTGTTTTGAAATTGGAGGGTGATTTGGCATAGAATGGCATGGCTCGGCAAATGCAATCTTTTTTGAGGTATGATTCCGTGAGATGATTATGGAATATACTATCTCCCAGGCTTTGGGATTTCACTTATATAGCATTTATCTTGAATATCGTCAATAGTATGTATAAGTAAATTACATAATTAGGATTATGTATCTTCAAAGTTAGAATGTTTCATTATTTTATGGTTGTTTGGTGTTATAGTACAAGATTACATACTCTAACAATGCTAGAACAAAATTGAATGCCCCTTATAACAAGTCATAGTTCTAGGCTCATAGTTACCTGAAAGTCTTATCATGTAATTGTTTGTAATGAGATTTCCTTGACTTATCACATCTcaaaattttccccttttcaTGAATAAAAGTAATGAGATTCTTCTTGTTTAGAGTCAAATTAGCTAGATCTCAAACCTCTAAGATTGGTCTAGTGGTGAGGGAGTTGGATAGTATGCACAGCTGGAATAGCGTAGTGGACCACGAGCCACTGTCAGCAATATCGGTTGTAGCAGTGGCTGCTAATTGCTGTTGTTTTTTAAACTGTTGTCTTTTCTATAACTATCTATCTTAGGTTTTTTAACTATTAAGTATGATGACCTCTTTAGTTTTGTGTATTATATTTTTGAGTATTTTTTGATTCAAAATACTGTTTAAACTGTTAATTGGTTTCCGATTCTTTACAGTAACATTTTCTCAAATTTAGTCAATTGtgatggaaatggagttgggctGAATGATCAAGAGGGTATGGACAGACCCAAAATATGGAGAGTGTATCAAAGGAAGCGGGTAAAGATGCAGTGAATTGAAGGGTGAGCTGGCAGCAAGCTTGGGATCAAAGTTAGTTATATAAGGGAATAGTGTTGCTGATGGAGAAAATGGAATATATATCATAATCTATTTTTAGGGATATCAATAGTAAAGAGGGCCTTGGACTTGGAACAATTATTCTTTAAACTTGCAGCATTTACAACAACATCATGTGAAGTCTAAGAAGTATTGCTGAAAGACATAAAATCATTAATCAAAGGGCAACAAACCATTGTCAAAATCTAAATACAGCGGCTAGGCACTATTAAACgatttctttaaatgatattTATGTAAAGAGAAAACAGGAGATCCAATGATATTTTACACAGGCAATCAATAAATAACGTGTATTCCATCAAATCATACTAGTTAGGGGTGGACAAAAGTTTCCGAACCGTGAGTATCCGACCGGTCCGAGCGTAATTAAAATTTTCGGTTCGGTTCATATCGGGTCTACGGGTTATACGGGTGACTGGCTCGGTTTTTAGTGGTTTATtccggttcggttcggttgataATATTAGGCCCATCGGTGACCGGACCCGACCGAGtccaatttatattttattattataattattatttattaacacTAGCTAGGGTTTGAGGAGACCAACACCAATTTCTCTCCCTCATTTTTCTTCTTCCGTGTAGCCGCTCGCCGCCCCCTTCTTCTTTCCTCTGTTACAGCTCGAATCTGTGAAAAAACATAACTACCACCACAATATTCTCTAGTTCAATCATAAACACATTCATCTTCCGCTCAATCTCTCTTCGTCTCTCAAAAAAATCAAACCCTAACACCCAAATTTTAGAAAAAGACCACAATATTAAAGGTTGTATTTGTGAACTGAAAGGAGGTTGCAAGCGGATGTTTTGAGAGTTTCTATAATCTTCTATCTGATTATCAAAGTGATCTTCTTCAGGTATATAACTTATCTTACCTTTTCCCTTATGATAGTCAtgatttctctttgatttttttgataatttttacTTTTACTCTTGCCAGGTTGCAGATCGTTGCTTCTATCTTCTTTATACTTGTTGTTCTTTCATATTGATGTTCTTGCATTCCTTCTGGTGTTGCGGGAGGTATCACTTTTTCTAGTTTATAGGTGAGTTGGTCTTTACTGGTTATTATTCTTGAAGTTGTATTTGATAATTTTAGGTCTAGATCTTTGGTCTTTACTGGTTATTATTCTTGAAGTTGTATTTGATAATTTTAGGTCTAGATCTATTTTGCATGACACCTTTATGGTTATTTAGAGTCTGAGAATTATTTTTTGTATCCTTCCCTGCAGTATTAATCTTGTTCTTGATgagttgttttcttttctttttttttttacttggaTACTTGGATTTACTGGGTGACAGATTAAGTTTCATTCACTGATCCCAAATCCATCCACAGAAGAggagaaactttttgaaaggaaaAAGAGGTTAAAGAAGAGGTTAATTTCTTCTCTTAAATTTAATTAAGAGGTTAATTTCTTATGTTATTGGACAGGTTAAATTACTGTGTCTTATGAGCCCCTCTCTAATACAAGATTAATTCATTGCAAAAATTATATGTTTTTCTAATGTAGAAAAATGAGCCCTTTGGTTGGACTACAAAAGCCCTCAGATTTTAAGAGACTAATGGTCTTTGGTCTTTGGGAGCATAAGTTTATTTTCACAACAACTGAAGTTTTATGGCTTAagttttataaactaattttgattaaaaaaattcacaaattaCATGAACTTATAGGTTCTTTTTTTATTCTCCTGATAAGTTTTCTTTTGTGCAGGTATGGAGTTATTGTTTCAATAGGCCTTGTTTTTGTTCCTGTCTAACATTGAATAGGAAATTATCATGCACCTACTACTTATTCATTCAAAGACTGGTGTTAGATtctaatatattttagttaattcctaatttgtattggatttagttttgtatttattttattaaatttgattTATGCAGTAATGATTTAGTTTCATTTGTAATGTTATTTAATACAGTTTTTTTTGGATGATTTAATATCCAATTTCATGAAAGTTTATCCAAAAAatcaatagttttttttataaaaaaaccagttaatttttctatttataaaattaaaataaaattcaaattggGTTTTTGAAATTTTAGTGATCCAAATACAAGCTGTATACTAagaatttaaagaaaatataaaaaaactattgAATTTTACTATTTGGGCTGGATTTTGAATTGGCCCAACTGCAAATGCAAATGAAATACCCGAAATAAACCGACATAGATACCCGAACCCGTTTCAACCCGAA encodes:
- the LOC131595231 gene encoding uncharacterized protein LOC131595231; its protein translation is MKPNLQFLLDSGVTRSSIYHLLSSRPSVICSTDLRKAVEEINELGFHPLKYNFCVALLAKRGISKSLWDAKVDALKSWGCSEDVIFDAFKRQHNFMLRSPDKLNAVMQFWVKELEWDPSALLAAPDLFGFSLEKRLVPRASVVRYLLSKGLIKKSASLYTPFSLSDELSVKKYVDCYEDEAYRLLRLYQGEDTSIQCSDKL